The Caldanaerovirga acetigignens genome has a window encoding:
- the gatC gene encoding Asp-tRNA(Asn)/Glu-tRNA(Gln) amidotransferase subunit GatC, which produces MKITIETVEHVANLARLYLSEEEKKEMANTLSSILDYMDKLNELDTANVPPTAHIIPIKNVFREDVVKESLPREEVLKNAPEKERGFFKVPRIIED; this is translated from the coding sequence GTGAAGATAACAATAGAAACTGTGGAACACGTTGCAAATCTTGCGAGGCTATATCTTTCGGAGGAAGAAAAGAAGGAGATGGCAAATACTCTCAGCTCAATATTAGACTACATGGACAAATTGAATGAGCTCGATACTGCTAATGTTCCTCCGACTGCCCACATCATCCCGATTAAAAACGTCTTCCGCGAGGATGTGGTAAAGGAAAGCCTCCCGCGGGAGGAGGTATTGAAGAACGCTCCAGAAAAAGAACGGGGTTTCTTTAAAGTACCCAGAATTATAGAAGATTAA